Proteins encoded in a region of the Deltaproteobacteria bacterium GWC2_65_14 genome:
- a CDS encoding leucine--tRNA ligase, with product MKYHPEKIGGKWQKRWEEAGVFRCPDELSAPKFYCLEMFPYPSGRIHMGHVRVYTIGDLIARFRRMRGFQVLHPIGWDAFGLPAENAAHRHGTHPAAWTRENIRVMREQLKELGISYDWDREFSTCSPGYYRWEQLFFLWMLEDGLAYRKRARLNWCDECQTVLANEQVNRDGTCFIHDQTPVTQRELEQWFLRITQYAEELLSGHEELRGGWPDNILEMQRNWIGKSEGAELSFPLADGGGAITVFTTRPDTIYGATFMSMAPEHPLVLEFARKAGREAQVREFVERVSRQDLASRSSEEMEKEGIFTGGYCLNPASGERIPVYTANFVLYEYGTGAVMAVPAHDQRDFEFARKYGLPVRVVIRPEGEDLSPETMTAAYEGPGVMVESGPFTGTPNEEGKRKVIALFEERGIGKGRVQYRLRDWGISRQRYWGCPIPVIHCEACGLVPVPEKDLPVVLPEDLPYSREKGNPLALAEEWVRVPCPACGKKARRETDTFDTFFESSWYFLRFIDPGNEREPLDPEKMRRFMPVDQYVGGVEHACMHLIYARFFHKYLRDRGLAPGNEPFARLLSQGMVCMQTMECPKHGWRYPEEVDGEWRCRQCGEPVDMGRSMKMSKSKRNVVEPSTLVAKYGADTARLFSLFASPPEKDLDWSEAGVEGAYRFLGRVYRLVAQRKDALRAAGAAWNETDAVREIRRVTHGTLRKVTRDVEDRFHFNTAISSIMEMVNFLYLVEDAAWTSPETAPPLREAVRILIVMLSPFAPHLSEELWETTGNEGLACRQEWPALDREAALAEEILVVVQVNGKLRSRITVDAGAGEEEIRALAMSDPKVQEFTRDGTIRKVVYVPGKLVNIVL from the coding sequence GCCCGCTTCCGGCGGATGCGGGGGTTCCAGGTCCTCCACCCGATCGGCTGGGACGCCTTCGGGCTTCCCGCGGAGAACGCCGCGCACCGCCACGGGACCCACCCGGCCGCCTGGACCCGGGAGAATATCCGGGTCATGCGGGAGCAGCTCAAGGAGCTGGGGATCTCCTACGACTGGGACCGGGAGTTCTCCACCTGCTCCCCGGGGTATTACCGGTGGGAGCAGCTCTTCTTCCTGTGGATGCTGGAGGACGGGCTCGCCTACCGGAAGCGGGCCCGGCTGAACTGGTGCGACGAATGCCAGACCGTTCTGGCGAACGAGCAGGTGAACCGGGACGGGACCTGCTTCATCCACGACCAGACGCCGGTGACCCAGCGGGAGCTCGAACAGTGGTTCCTCCGGATCACGCAGTACGCCGAGGAGCTTCTCTCTGGGCACGAGGAGCTTCGCGGGGGGTGGCCGGACAACATCCTGGAGATGCAGCGGAACTGGATCGGGAAGAGCGAGGGGGCGGAGCTCTCCTTTCCCCTGGCGGACGGCGGCGGAGCGATCACCGTGTTCACGACCCGTCCCGACACGATCTACGGGGCCACCTTCATGAGCATGGCCCCGGAGCATCCGCTCGTGCTCGAGTTCGCCCGGAAGGCGGGGCGCGAGGCGCAGGTCCGGGAGTTCGTCGAGCGGGTCTCCCGGCAGGACCTCGCCTCCCGGTCGAGCGAGGAGATGGAGAAGGAGGGGATCTTCACCGGCGGCTACTGCCTCAACCCGGCGTCGGGGGAAAGGATCCCGGTCTACACCGCGAACTTCGTGCTCTACGAGTACGGGACGGGGGCGGTGATGGCGGTCCCGGCGCACGACCAGCGGGATTTCGAATTCGCCCGCAAGTACGGGCTTCCGGTCAGGGTGGTCATCCGGCCGGAGGGGGAGGATCTTTCCCCGGAAACGATGACGGCCGCCTACGAGGGACCCGGGGTCATGGTGGAGTCGGGCCCCTTCACCGGGACGCCGAACGAGGAAGGCAAGCGGAAGGTGATCGCCCTCTTCGAGGAGCGGGGGATCGGGAAGGGGAGGGTGCAGTACCGCCTGCGCGACTGGGGGATCAGCCGCCAGCGCTACTGGGGCTGCCCCATCCCGGTCATCCACTGCGAGGCCTGCGGCCTGGTCCCGGTGCCGGAAAAGGATCTGCCGGTGGTCCTGCCGGAGGATCTCCCCTATTCCCGGGAGAAGGGAAATCCGCTGGCGCTGGCCGAGGAGTGGGTCCGGGTTCCCTGCCCCGCCTGCGGGAAGAAGGCGCGCAGGGAGACCGACACCTTCGACACCTTCTTCGAGTCGAGCTGGTACTTCCTCCGGTTCATCGACCCGGGGAACGAGCGGGAGCCGCTCGACCCGGAGAAGATGCGGCGCTTCATGCCGGTCGACCAGTATGTGGGCGGGGTGGAGCATGCCTGCATGCACCTGATCTACGCCCGCTTCTTCCACAAGTACCTTCGGGATCGGGGGCTGGCTCCGGGGAACGAGCCGTTCGCCCGGCTCCTTTCGCAGGGGATGGTCTGCATGCAGACGATGGAGTGCCCGAAGCACGGGTGGCGCTACCCGGAGGAGGTCGACGGGGAGTGGCGCTGCCGGCAGTGCGGCGAGCCGGTCGATATGGGGCGCTCGATGAAGATGTCCAAGTCGAAGCGCAACGTGGTCGAGCCCTCCACCCTCGTGGCGAAGTACGGGGCGGACACCGCGCGGCTCTTTTCCCTGTTCGCCTCCCCGCCGGAGAAGGATCTGGACTGGAGCGAGGCCGGGGTGGAGGGAGCCTACCGGTTCCTGGGGCGGGTATACCGCCTGGTCGCGCAGCGAAAGGATGCGCTCCGGGCTGCAGGTGCCGCCTGGAACGAGACCGACGCGGTCCGGGAAATCCGCCGCGTGACCCACGGGACGCTCCGGAAAGTGACCAGGGACGTCGAGGACCGGTTCCACTTCAACACCGCGATCTCCTCGATCATGGAGATGGTGAATTTCCTCTATCTGGTGGAGGACGCCGCCTGGACCTCCCCGGAGACGGCGCCCCCCCTCCGGGAAGCGGTGCGGATCCTGATCGTGATGCTCTCCCCGTTCGCCCCGCACCTCAGCGAGGAGCTCTGGGAGACGACGGGGAACGAGGGGCTTGCCTGCCGGCAGGAATGGCCCGCGCTGGACCGTGAGGCGGCGCTCGCCGAGGAGATCCTCGTGGTCGTCCAGGTGAACGGGAAGCTGCGCTCCCGGATCACCGTGGACGCCGGCGCCGGGGAGGAGGAGATCCGGGCGCTGGCGATGTCGGACCCGAAGGTTCAGGAGTTCACCCGGGACGGAACCATCCGCAAGGTGGTCTACGTGCCGGGGAAGCTCGTGAACATCGTCCTGTGA
- a CDS encoding 30S ribosomal protein S20, which produces MARLKSGIKRQKQSLKKRARNRHIRSTVKTAVKEVRSAIEEKNLDKAGEILSRAASLIGRAGSKGVLHRKTVARKVARLSRAVHKASTASAG; this is translated from the coding sequence TTGGCCAGACTGAAATCGGGCATCAAGCGGCAGAAGCAGAGCCTGAAGAAACGAGCCAGGAACCGGCATATCCGTTCCACGGTCAAGACCGCCGTCAAGGAAGTCCGCTCCGCGATCGAGGAAAAGAACCTGGACAAGGCGGGAGAAATCCTCTCCAGGGCCGCCTCCCTCATCGGGCGTGCCGGCTCCAAGGGGGTCCTGCACCGGAAAACGGTCGCGCGCAAGGTGGCCCGGCTCTCCAGGGCGGTCCACAAGGCGTCCACGGCTTCGGCCGGGTAG
- a CDS encoding nucleoside triphosphate pyrophosphohydrolase — protein MDEFRKLVGIMERLRSEGGCEWDRAQTHATLRQYLLEEAYEVLDAISRKNPDSLCEELGDLLLQVLFHAQISRERGEFDISDVIRSISGKMIRRHPHVFSNATAATPEAVSLQWDHIKKTMENRNPASIIGGVPRTFPSLLRAAKITKKAARAGFDWENSGQVLAKVDEETEELKTAIERGDPDEIEHEFGDLLFALVNLARFLRIHPEIAMSGATRRFEKRFRAMEIIAAESGVSIENADMETLDRLWEKAKRISR, from the coding sequence ATGGACGAATTCCGCAAGCTTGTCGGGATCATGGAGCGGCTCCGCTCCGAGGGCGGATGCGAGTGGGACAGGGCCCAGACCCATGCCACCCTCCGCCAGTACCTCCTGGAGGAGGCGTACGAGGTCCTGGATGCCATTTCCCGGAAGAATCCCGACTCGCTCTGCGAGGAGCTGGGCGACCTGCTGCTCCAGGTCCTCTTCCACGCCCAGATCTCCCGGGAACGGGGGGAATTCGACATTTCGGACGTGATCCGTTCCATCTCCGGGAAAATGATCCGGAGGCATCCCCACGTCTTCTCGAACGCGACCGCCGCGACTCCCGAAGCGGTTTCCCTCCAGTGGGACCATATCAAGAAGACGATGGAGAACAGGAATCCAGCCTCGATCATCGGAGGCGTCCCGCGCACCTTCCCCTCCCTTCTCCGGGCGGCGAAGATCACGAAGAAAGCGGCGCGGGCGGGGTTCGACTGGGAGAACAGCGGCCAGGTGCTCGCCAAGGTGGACGAAGAGACGGAGGAGCTGAAAACCGCCATCGAGCGGGGCGATCCGGACGAGATCGAGCACGAATTCGGGGATCTCCTCTTCGCCCTGGTAAATCTCGCCCGTTTCCTCCGGATCCACCCGGAGATCGCGATGTCCGGGGCGACCCGCCGCTTCGAGAAGCGGTTCCGGGCTATGGAAATAATCGCCGCGGAATCAGGCGTTTCCATCGAGAACGCCGATATGGAGACGCTGGACAGGCTCTGGGAAAAAGCGAAACGGATCTCCCGCTGA
- a CDS encoding phosphate starvation-inducible protein PhoH has translation MRQAERREETLRFDDSALLADLFGTHDDHLRIVEGHLGVSCNPKGNQVDLSGDPLQVELASKVLSGLYHVLRRGIPVTSNDVAAALRIVCADRNAEVSDVFQDVVFRSSRNKIITPKSVAQKRYLDAIRERDIVFGVGPAGTGKTFLAMAMAVSYLMKKEVRRIVLARPAVEAGEKLGFLPGDMAEKVNPYLRPLHDALYAMLEYEQAGKLMERGVIEVAPLAFMRGRTLNDSFVILDEAQNTTTEQMKMFLTRIGFGSKAVITGDITQTDLPSGKVSGLNEALSILDGVEGIRFCRFTEIDVVRHPIVQEIIRAYERHEKRPSS, from the coding sequence GTGAGGCAGGCAGAACGGCGGGAGGAGACGCTCCGTTTCGACGATTCCGCCCTGCTCGCGGATCTGTTCGGCACCCACGACGATCATCTGAGGATCGTGGAGGGGCATCTGGGCGTCTCCTGCAACCCGAAGGGGAACCAGGTCGACCTGTCCGGGGACCCGCTCCAGGTAGAGCTCGCCTCGAAGGTCCTCTCCGGCCTCTACCACGTCCTCCGGAGGGGGATCCCGGTGACGTCGAACGACGTCGCGGCGGCCCTGCGGATCGTCTGCGCCGACCGCAACGCGGAGGTGTCGGACGTCTTCCAGGACGTGGTGTTCCGTTCGTCTCGCAACAAGATCATCACCCCCAAGAGCGTCGCGCAGAAGCGGTATCTCGACGCCATCCGGGAACGGGACATCGTGTTCGGCGTCGGCCCCGCGGGAACGGGGAAGACGTTTCTCGCCATGGCGATGGCGGTATCCTATCTCATGAAGAAGGAGGTCCGGCGGATCGTGCTCGCCCGCCCCGCCGTGGAGGCGGGGGAGAAGCTCGGGTTCCTTCCGGGGGACATGGCGGAAAAGGTGAACCCCTACCTCCGTCCGCTGCACGACGCCCTCTATGCGATGCTCGAGTACGAGCAGGCGGGGAAGCTGATGGAGCGGGGCGTCATCGAGGTCGCCCCGCTGGCGTTCATGCGGGGTCGGACGCTGAACGACTCCTTCGTCATCCTGGACGAGGCGCAGAACACGACCACCGAGCAGATGAAGATGTTCCTGACCCGGATCGGGTTCGGCTCCAAGGCGGTGATCACGGGGGACATCACGCAGACCGACCTGCCGTCGGGAAAGGTATCCGGCCTGAACGAAGCGCTCTCGATCCTGGATGGGGTGGAGGGGATCCGCTTCTGCCGGTTCACCGAGATCGACGTCGTCCGCCATCCGATCGTGCAGGAGATCATCCGGGCCTATGAGCGGCATGAGAAGCGGCCCTCCTCCTGA
- a CDS encoding rRNA maturation RNase YbeY, with protein MRSGPPPERPGKRRGISLQQRLRPAPFRGRILRRLVRNALDLLDAAGADLRILVVGDAEMARANLRFLGHEGTTTVLTFPEEAPGQAEAGRITGDILVSADACLSRTEGWPESPEERVFFFIVHGILHLLGQDHLAGRGEAVRMRRMELRVYRKVLAKEPGRG; from the coding sequence ATGAGAAGCGGCCCTCCTCCTGAGCGGCCGGGGAAGCGGCGCGGGATCAGCCTCCAGCAACGACTGCGGCCGGCTCCGTTCCGTGGGAGGATCCTCAGGAGACTCGTCCGCAATGCGCTCGATCTTCTCGATGCGGCCGGCGCGGATCTCCGCATCCTCGTCGTCGGAGATGCCGAAATGGCGCGGGCGAACCTGCGGTTCCTCGGCCACGAGGGAACGACGACCGTCCTTACCTTTCCCGAGGAAGCCCCGGGGCAGGCCGAAGCCGGAAGGATCACCGGAGATATCCTGGTGTCGGCCGATGCCTGCCTCTCCCGGACGGAAGGGTGGCCGGAATCGCCCGAGGAGAGAGTCTTTTTCTTCATCGTCCATGGGATCCTCCACCTGCTCGGGCAGGATCACCTGGCAGGACGCGGGGAGGCGGTCCGGATGCGCAGGATGGAGCTCCGGGTATACCGGAAGGTCCTCGCGAAAGAGCCCGGGCGGGGATGA